The following nucleotide sequence is from Rhineura floridana isolate rRhiFlo1 chromosome 9, rRhiFlo1.hap2, whole genome shotgun sequence.
GCGGGTGGGAGGGTTCTGCTTCCTCCTGGGTCCTCTTCCCCAAGCTGGGTGCCTTTGCCTCCTTGCAAGGCAGGGCAGTGGTTCCCTCCAAGTCCCTGGCACTTCTACCTGCTGAGCTGACCTTGtaaccctctctcccccctcccccagcatccTGTCTGAGCTGAGGATGAGGGATCCCACCTTCCCCGACATCTCCTATGGGGTCCTCATCCACAAGGTGATCATTGGCTCTCCGGCACATCAGTAAGCTCTGGGGTCTGAGTTCCGTCTGGGTGGGAGgcgaggggaggggaggtcaCCCGTGGCGTCCCCCGCCTGTCCCTCTTCCCTCATTCGTGCTGCACTTCCCTCTTTGCCCAGGGCTGGTCTGAAGGCAGGTGACGTGGTCGTGGAGATCAATGGGAAGGCGTCCCGGCGGGCAGAGGACGTCTATGAGGCAGTGCACAGCCAGGCGCACCTCACCCTGCTGGTACGGCGTGGCTATGAGGCCCTGCTGCTGACCGtcactccagaagttgctgaatagGAGGTGGGGGTGTCATTTTGGGTCCTTGCTTGGAAACAGACTTCACCTTCAACACGGAGAGGACCAACGCTGACCTCTGCTCCCGTAGAAGACGGGGCTGCCTGTGCCCAATAGCAGGGGCTGGCGACAGCCCCGCAGGCGCGGAAAGGCAGCTTGATGGATGACTTGTTCAGTTGCTAAACAGTTCCTTTTTCATGGTGCGGGTCCTTCAGGGACAAGTGACCTCAGCTGCCTGTTTCTTGGGTGCTTCACTcacaggctgcccccctccccgcCATGCTCAGAATCGCATGGCAAGCCAAGACCAGAGGGCCCAGCTGGCCCGACCTCCCACCCCTGTGCCTTCCACTCGCTGGGAACGCAGCACTGTGCAGTGGGAATGCATAAGAATGTTCTCTTGTCAGCTACGGAGAAGCGGCTGAGAGAGAGGATGGGGTCTCTGGCTGCAGAAGGTGGCgttaaggggagggggaagtggagACTGGGAGGAAAGGGGGCAGTGGTGCTGTTGATAGGATGGAGTCCTCTGCCCTCCTGCGTGCCGTGAAGGACTACAACCAGGACTAGAACCCTGTCCTGCGACAACTCTCAGCCCGCTGCTAGGGCTGGTAGCAGAGGCAGGTGAGAGGGATGTGCACCGTGGCCTTTCCCACTCCCCCTCAGTtttgctcaaataaataaatcccacatTTTACAAGTGGGGGTTGCTGTGTCTggcttggggttgtgcttgagtCTTTATTCGGAAGCTGCCCGGGGCCCTCCAGGGGCAGCGATGGCTGCTGCCTTTATTTGGGGAGGGGCCATTGGTGCCTGGTTGCCTCACAGGGTAACCCGGCCATCTTGTCTGCCCAAAGGCTACTCTTGCCATCAGCAGCTCTGGCAGAGGCTGCTAAGCTGCACTTCTCACTGGGGAAATGTGGTTGCTCTTGCCctctccccactccacccccTAGCAAGGACTGTGTTGAGGGAGGCTGTCACAGCACTGCCATCCCTCTGATCAAACAGGTGGGCTACCTTAGACCTAGTGGTGGTTCTATAGTTGCTACTTTTCTTCTTCCTTGTTGTGTTGGCTTCTGCCAAGGGTGTGTGTGCTTACTCGTGCTCACAGCTGACTGCAGAGCCTGAAGAGGCTACCTTGAACGGGGGGGGGGCTTGCTAAGCCCCAGGAAGCCAGGCAGGGTTGTTATTTTTAGGGGCTGGGCTGTGGCTCGCAGGGAGGGGGTCTGAGTCTCTTGGGGCCGGCCCCCCACACAGGCGTCTCCTTTCATCTGTTGCAGTGGAATTTGTTCCTCTGCTGAGCCCAGGCAGAAAAGAAAGCAGGCTGTGGACAGTTGGGGAGGATGAAAAGGAATTAGGCCAGCGGTTTCTCTGACTGACTGACCACAGGGCTGGGCACCATTTCTCACATAGCTGGGAGGGGGGACAGCTGGCCCTGGCTGTTCTCAATGCCTTGTTCATGCCTGCTCCTGTTTCTGCCTCAATTGCCCCTCCCCGATCTGCACAAGCACTTGGGGCTACAAGCATCCCCCCACTCCCGGAGCAAGTGTCTCCCCAGGAGGGGCAGCTGCAAGGGCTTGGGCTCCCCCTCCCCGGACAGGGTGGGAGACACTCCTAGCTTGGGGCAGACCCCCACCACCTTGTACAAATCCAGCTACCAATGGCTGGCAGGTCCCGCCTTTTCTGCCGCCCAGCTGAGATGCCCCTCATACAATCAGCTAGCAGGTAAGTTGGGAGAAAGGAAACTAACTTTATATATTGGAAGCAAGATGTGGCCGCAGCCTCTTGAGCACCAGAAGGCGAGCAAAAGCAGGAGGCGCTCTGGAGCCAGCAGTAAGGAGAGCCCTGAGTGGTGCAAGGAGActgccttccccttcctgccttccccTCCACCCCAGGCTGCGAGTTTGGCTTTGCATAAGGTCAGATGCTGCCATCTGTAGACAGGAGTGTCCGGCTtcctggggttttttggggggggggtgtttggtGAGTGACTCTGCTCTTCTTGTTTCCCCTCCCCTCGATTGAGTGACCTCTTTGCGCTGGGCAGGGCAGGGCTGTTCCAGGTGAGCTGCCGTCTGTCTGTTGTGGGCTTCCACGATTCAGTGGGCAGATGCTGTCATGCCGCTTTCCATTCCTCAGCCGTGCAGCTGGTGTTGGCAAGACGGTGCCCAAGATACTGGCGTTTGTGCTTTGGCCTACACAATCTGGTTATTGAGCTGTCCCGGGTACTGTTCAAAGCGCCTGTTGGCCTCATCACTGAGAGCATCACCTGCAGCACAAGAGAAGGATATGAGGAGCTGTTGCTGCCCCCCTTATAGGGAGATCCCAGACCCCTCTCCCGCTGTTGGCTTCTTTGACCCACATCCCTCCTCTTTCACAGTgccccacagcagccaaccagctgGTACCTATATGGCAGCTGTGGACCCAAATGCGATGCCCATCATATTTGCAGTTGCATTTCATGGCATTGTTGGTGAAGTCGCTCTCTGCCACTTCGTGCCTGGGGTTAATCACCACCTGGagagcaggaaggaaggaagggtgagTGAGGGCAGAGGGAGCCCTGGGCCGAGCACCGGTCCCTGCCTGCCTATGCTGTAAAGAGGAGGGGTGTAGTGGCCAAACTGGAACAAGTCCCGAGGAAGGCAGAGACAGGGAAGGCAAAGCTGCTGAGGAaaaatgggaggaaggaggagcgtttagcctggagaacagaagggcggggcgggggggggagtgcagagaaaaaacacaaaagacTCTGCGAATGCTGTTTTTGTAACTGTCAGCCCTGTTTACTCAGAACTCTTGAATTCAACGGGGCTTGCAGGCAAGATTTCAGCTGTAAGTCTGGATCCTGACCTGTTTGCTTATGATAAAGGCAACCAAGGTGAGAAGGATATTGGACCCGGCAAGTGGCACAGAAGCTTGTGCTGCGGCGTGGAGGGAGGGAGTATTCCTGCCCCTCAGAATATGGCAACTGCAGTGAAGTTGGTTAATGGAGTGCTCAGGCCTGACAAGGCTTCCTTCACACAACCTGGGATCAACCGCAGGAGCCtgctgccttctttttttctattttcttAATAAAAATAAGCAGTCTTAAACTTATCTGATGTTTCCTCCAGCTGTGTCATTCAACACCACTTCTCTTGAGTTTAAAACTACTCCTAGTCATGCTTTGTGGAGATCTGAGGAGTCAAATAGTTTTTTGGGATTTAACCCTCCACAAGAAAAATCACTTCACTTGCAACCCCAGCTCTGTTTCCCTCCCCATCGTTTGGGATGCCTCTGCCTGGCATCAGAGTTGGGTGGGATCTTGGACCATCTCTTCTCCAGGTGAAAGATGTCCACCTCTTTCCATTGTTTTTCACAGGGGCTTGGTTTACagctccctccccatcctgctcACCCCCTGGAGCTTAATGTGGCCAATGGAAGCAACCTTGGAGCTTGCAGGCAGTCTATATGCCCCAGGCCATGTAACCACTCCAGTGGCCAAAGGACATCTGCCTGCCGccaggggagaagagaggaatgCCTTCTGGCTCAGACCAAGGTATCTCCTTCTGTGCCAGCATTCTGTCTCCACCAGTAGCCTGGCAGATGCTTCCAAGGCCAGCTATGAAGATGTGGCCCCTTCGCCTATTTGTTTGGCACCGGCAGAGTGAGGCAGAGTGTTCCTGTAGAGCTGGAGCCATTGACCTCAGTTCacatctcacctctgccatgaactcctgAAGGTGTAAGGGTAAGGAGGTGTTTGGTATTATTCAGAGGCTCACtgcttctgaacctggaggtCCAAGAAGCTCttgcagtattttatttatttatttcccgcccttccagcaggagtccagggcggttTGTGTtagcaaacatttattttatcCTCTTGCATGAAGAGctgtaatcctttttttaaaaaagtcatttaAACTAATGGCCAACATCATTTTATGGCAACTAATTCCTTCCATTAATTACACTTTGCCTTTTGCAGTATTTCCTGTAGCCAATCAGCTGCTTTGAGCAAGAACATGCACACCCTTTCACTTTGGGCAGCAGAGGCATCCAATGTCCCACCTTACATGCCATGACTGTTCAAATGTAAAATACCATTACATGCCACCTGCAAAATACAAATGATTTACATTCTAGCGTGTACTGAAGCCAAATGTCAGAAAACTTAATACTGAAAGAATACCCAACATCACGACTTTCAGAGAGAGGCTTTCTTTTATCTATCTGGTGGGGCTTTTGGCAAGAACAGTGGCTGATCCAGGTGCAGGATGCAACCTCGGGCTGAGTGGTCCTTCCAGGGGGAACTCTGTCGCTTGGGAGCGTCCTGGATGTCGCAGCACTTGGCCATATTTCTGGAGAAGCAACAGCCTGACAGCAATCATGCATACCACTTGCATCAAGGGCGAATGATTTCTGGAATATGCTTAACTTGAGGTCATTTGTGAAAAGGGATTGGGGACACCAGCTGATCGTGGCTGCCACATTTGTATTTCGAGTggtttccattttgtttccaagcccatttcaaagtgctggctgTTGACTGGGAAGGCCCTCTCTTGCAtatgatcctcaggagaggctctgtcagagcccctgccaccatagacaaagtcatggaggataaggctaccaccTGCTGCaagccacaatagctatgttctccttccactgtcagaggcagcatgctgggAAGTGcaactggggagagtgctcttgtgctgggctagatgggccccctttggtctaatcctgctgcagacctgctcttatTAGTGGTTCAGTTGCTGGAACAGCCTTCTCTGTTTTGACATGGAGGCCTCTGAGCATCCTGGCTGAGGTGATCTGGCTGATCCCCTGTGCTGGCTTTGGAATTAAAATGTCCATTCTAGGGGCTGCCCTCTGGCTGGACCAGCTAAGCCTCTAGACTTTGGCGATCGGCTGCTCTGCTCTTTCTTTCGAGTTATTTGATTGCTTTCAGACCTGATGGTGTTTAATGACGCTTTGGCATCATCTTGTCATTGATATGAAGGGCAGCAAATAAATACTTTAAACAAGCAATTTCCCTGCTCCTAAACCCCATATCCCTGCCTTGTATTTAAACTTTATTGGGTTTGTACGAAGTCTACAGTGAGCCAACAAGCACCTCCCTCTGGCCAGGGGGCAGAACCCCCGTGACCGtcccttttctccctctttcagaaGCAGTCGAGCAGCCATTCTTGGGGGGGGAGATTCTGGGCCCCTGGATCTTGCACCTGACTCACCTTGGCACCTCACTCACCTGCAGGATGTAGTTTCCAGCCTTGACATCTGTGATGTCTATCCATTGGCAGTCAATGTCATGGCGGTAGAGGTCCCAGCAGCCTACCGTGATGCCCTGCTCTCCAAAGTTGGCACACTCATAGCGCTTGCCCACATCTGTCCAAATGGAGGGAGGGCATCAGGGTCTGTCAGGGGACCTCCTCCTCTGCTCTCCCATATAGCTGCCCTACATGGGAGGACCCCGTGGGAGGGAGGGCCATACTTGACTTTGGAAGTCAGCAACGAGTGAGGAAGGGGGCCTCTAGCATGCACAGACTGCCTGGTAGTCATCCTCTGTACCAGCAGCCGGCTGTGCCCAGCTGGGCTTCCAAGTCTCAGAGTATTGCACacacctgccccctccccagcacCTCCGTTATccgcccccccccagctgctggTGCACGTCACCCACCCTCCTCACATTCGGTGTCCTCCAGGCAGAAGCTGGCCTTATGTCCCTCTGCCACCTTTGTGCCGTTGGGCGTCAGGAGGTCGTAATGGGTGAAGATATCCATGCTGTGGTAGTGCCTGGCGTGAGAGACCACAGAATGAGTCGGGGGGGGCAACCTGGCCCTTGTGCAAGCAAGAGCAAAGGGCAGAGCCACAGCTGCCTGCAGAGCACAAGGCATGCGCTCCCATCCCACCCCAAAGTCCTCACCACCTTCtgggagggaagcaaggatgcGCCCAGGCCAGCTGCCCCTCACCCGTGGCATTCGTGCCAGACCCAGGAGTGGCGCCCTGCCTTGGGCCGGAAATCGGCTCGGCCATTGTTATGGATCTGAGAGGAAAAACGCAGGAGACGTCGATGGCCATAGGGCCAGTTGGCATTGCGGGCGCTGCTGGACAGGCAGTTCTCCTCCGCAGCACAGTAGAGCATGTGCAGAGGGCGGTCCTCAATGTACGCTGTCTCTTGTACTAGTGGGGCATGGAGCAGCAAGTCTGAGGCAGCTGTGAAGAAATATTGGGGGGCTGTGAGGCCCCTCTGCCAGAGGAGCCCAGGTTGCATTGATCAGGAAGGCGGGGGGTGGATCAGGGCCAGCCGAAGCCCGTGGGTGAGGAGCTCACAGGTCAACAGGCACATGAAGAGagccagcccccccccacacCTCTGGGCCAGCTCAATGATGGCTGGGGGGGCTCTTTTTCATCTTAATTACTGCTCCCACAGATGATCCTCTCAGCAGAGGAGAGCACCCCCACAGCCAccttgcaggctttgctccttcccCAGCAGAGGTGGGAGGTGATGTCTAGGCTCCCCAGGATCCAAAGGGACCTCCCCTTCTCCCagccccaccctcacccccacgGACTGGCCTTCAGCTGGCCGGCCCGCCTGCCCACAGCAGTGCAGGGCCCCCCTTGCCCCTCTCACTCTCTGAGCAGATGACTCCAGCAGCAAAGCGCGTGCCCGTCTTCTGGCAGGTGACGGCGCTGTGGTGCTGGCAGTTGGTCAGCGTCATCTCGTGCCCTGCGCACTTCACGCCACTTAGCACCATCTCGGTCACGTTGCTGCCATCCCAGTACCACGTTTCCTTGGAGACAGAGCGCAAAAGGCAAGGGAATGGCACAtgcggcaggcaggcaggcccctcCCATGTCAACACACACAACCATGTTGGAGCCTcggcgtgcatgcatgcatttgctGCAGTGGTTGCCACCTGCACGGCACAGCTGTGCTCCTGATCCTTGTCTCTACTggggcaaggaaggaaggaaggaatatcCCCCCCATCTTCCAAGTGGTTCctgctacacacgcacacacccctcCGTGCAGGTTCCATCCTCCACCTACCGTCACAGCATGCATGGGATAGCCCAGGCCCAGCTGGCGGCATGCCACCACGGCCTCCATGGTGCTCCACCCAGTGCTGCAAACTGTGCCCCACTGCCCGGCACGCTTCACCTCCACACGCCCCTCAAATGCGGTTCGGCCACCAACTATGCGGATCTGTGGAAGAGCCCTACAGGAAATGAGCATGCAGTGCCCTCCCACCCCGGCCGggccacattcccccccccctggaGCACACCACGGCAGTGGCACGGTTAGTGGCTGCTGCAAGCCTTCAGCCACGAGGTTAGCGGCAACAGGAAGCTGGCACAGCCCAGGCAGGCCAGGAAGTGCCAATACCTACTTGTAAGCCATGGTTGGCAAAGCCCAGGCCAAGTTGGCGGCATGCCACAGTGGCTTCCAGGGTCCCCCAGCCATCGCCGCAAATCAAGCCCCACTGGTGGGGGCTGTCATTGCTCCTGGCCCCCAGCGCCACCTCAACCCGCCCCTCAACATGGCTGTGCCCCCCACTCAGGCGGATCTGTGGAGagacaggggtgggggagagaagaatGGTCAGCTGGGGGGTAGACAGCAGCCTCTCGGGGGGGGCTCCTTCTGCCCCCCTCCATGGACTCAGCTGACTTCTGAAGATGGGATCCTTGTGGCCAGAGCTAATGGGTGCCCATCATCCGCcttggagggtgggtgggtgctgtAGTGGCAACTGGGCAACGATGGGGGGCAGTGAGATAGCCAGCCACTCCATGAGCAGAGTGGTTCCGTGGCTGGTCCACTGCAGAACTGGGAGAGGAAGGAGTGGGTCTTCATCTGCGCTCCTCGATGCCCACTCCTTGTGTGGGGTTTCTATGGGGAGGGGCTACATGGGAACTGGGAGTGTGGCCACAACTCACCCCTGCCTTGGCCCACCCATCGATTCAGGAGGGGGGTGCCTAAAGCCTCTGCCCCCCACAGCTCTTGCTCTCTCCTCTCACCTCAGGAAGCAAGTGTGCAGAGGCCCTAGCGCCCCCACATGCTACAGCAGTCCATGCCAGTTCTTCAGGGTTTGTTTCCCTGCCTCAGCTGCCCCAGGTGGCCACCTCCTGTGACCAGTGCTCAGAGCAGAGGATGAGTCGCAGAGGAACAGCCAAAGGAGACAAATGGAGGCctccccagcccagcccagccccccAGTGCAGTCACAGCTGCAGGCAGAGATGGGTGGTGCTGGGGGCTGTCCTGCCCCTGGAAGGCTTCTAGGACTCCTCCTCTGGGCATTCGAGGAGGGCAGAGGGGCCCCAGGCCAGACTCGTGAAGGAGCCTCCTCCCTCAGGCGAGCTCCCAGTCCACTCAGGCAAAggcgctctcctcctcctccgctgccaGGTGTACTTGCGAAGCCTCTTGGGCAGGCACCCAAAGGTGCTCCTGAAGTCCACCTGGCCCCGAAGGCCTCCAGGCAGCAGGGGTGGGACATTGGCCACAAGCCCAGCAGCCACAGGAAAGAGGGTAGGTTGCCTCAACTGGAAGGCTTCAAGGTATCCCCCGCCACGACCTCagctctgagcaaacatgcacctGGGAAGGGGCTGGGAAACCAGAGATTCCGCCTCTCCAATTGACTCATGACCAGAAGGGGCTGACCGGAGCTCCCTCCTCACCAGGGGACCTGGGGAGCCAGATCCTCGAGCCTctgggctccccccccccggaggtGCTGTCTCCCTTGGCCACTCCAGAGGGTCTagtgggaagaggaaggggaggagcaaagcggtTCAGAGCCAGCCCCCCCAGCACCATTTTGCAGGTGGGCTATGAGGAGAGAACGGCCTGGCTCAGAGGGCTGAAGGTCAACTGGGGGCTCCAGCTGGGCTGGGAAGGGCCTGCGGGGTGGGGGGAGACTTCCTCGCCCTGCTGTGGTGGCAACGCAGCAGATGGCACAGCTAACCGTCATTTCGTAGCCCATGTAGGGAATGTTGCAGCGGACACCAGCATCCTCGGAGTGTTTACAGTCCTGCTGGGTGATGTTCTTGTAGGGGCAGCTCCAGAGGGACTTCTCAGGGCCCAAACACTGCACCTCGTTCATGTGGATCTGGCCCATGCCTGGTGTGGAGAGGGAACATTGGAATTGTTATTGTCCATGTGATATGTTGAGAGCTGCTTTGGGCAAATGGCAAGCAAATAAACAGATGGCGCTGAAGATGATTGTTGGAGGCGCGGAAGACGGCAACTCAGATCTGAGGGCTGAAGTCTGTCTGCCAGGGAGAGAGATAGTCCTCCAAGGGGGCTAGGCTATCCCTCTGATCTGGGCTCATCTACCTTCCTTGCATGTAAATTGGTACCTCTTAGGGAAGCTGACCACTCCTTTccacctctccttcctgcttctcctCTGGTcgcagaagggagaggagaccacctgcttctctctctctcttccagcaAGCGGTGGGGCATCGACCAAGCCTGGCCACTGCGCctgcaacttagttagttagctagaactcgGCTGCCTTCCCTATCAACTATGCATTTCTATCAATAAAGTAGCCTTTCTTTATTTTCTCCCAGGtctgaagtctcagtgatttaaagccTGCTCCTTTACACAGGTAAGCTGCACACACAAACTACTCTCAGTCCAGCTGCTGCACCACAGCGAATCGCTGCCCAAACCcaccaatgatgatgatgatgatgatggaaatcAACAGCACTGCTTTCTTCATCCAAAGCAATCCTCCATTTTCCTTGTGGATTTTGCAGAGCAGTGAGCAGCTGTTATGAAGGCTGGTGGTGAGGGGATGGGGGGGTGCGCATCATGGGGGGGATCATTATGTGCCAGGCCCTTCTGGCCCCCGCAGCAGGTCTCATGCTCCTGACTGATGACGAGGAGGAGTCCAGCTGCCAGCCCTTGCCCTGGGTGATGTGGAGGGACTATTTGGCAGAGTTGGGGGGGCAGGCTAGAGCTGTGGTGATGGGCAGAGCTGGGCCTGGAACCCACTTAACTTCCTGCCGGCTGCAGCTCTGAGGCACCACCAAGGACAGACTCACCTTGGCCCATGCGTGCTCCCGTCAGAGCCTCCTTGGCACTCCCAAAGCCCAGTTCCCGGCAAACCACGCTGGCCGTCACCAGGTTCCAGCGGTCATCGCagacagtgccccattcaccacCCTTCAGCACCTCGACCCGCCCTTCACCAGGCCTGGCTCCGCCCTTCAGCCGGACACGCTGCTGTGGGGAGCACAAGGAGGTGAGACCTGCTGCCCTCGGCCTGCCCTGCCCAGTGTGCCTTGCAGGCTGCTCTCTGGGGCACTCCAGCCAGACCATGTTGAGCCCGCTCACCTGCCCCTGCTGTCGCTGCTGTCGCTTCTTCTTCTGGGCCCTGCTGATGGCAAAAGGGGCCCCAGGCACGCAGCTCACCACAGCAGGCATCCCACCCTTGCAGGCTGCTGTGGTggcattgcccttgtagaactcgaaGGAGCACATGGAGATGTGGACTTCATTCCCTGTGCAGGCCACAGAGTGCAGGCGGTAGTTGAGCTGCTGCCGCTCCGCGTAAAGCCTGTGGGAAGAGGAGCCAGCGTCACCACACTAGGCAAGGAGCAGCTTGGGGGCCCCGGCAGGCGTGTGTCACCTCATGTCACATGTTCAGCTGTCACAAGCATCCTTGCAAGCCTGGCTCGCACCGACACTGGATTGGGGACAGGCCGAGCAGAGCCTCCTTCTCATTGTGCGCAGGGGAGGGGCATGTGTGCATGGAAATGGCTGTTGCCAAACAGCCTCTGCAGTGGTATCATATTTTTTACGCACTTTATTTGGTCTGCCTCGTTGTGCATCCCCAGCTGGGCTCCGACTTGAGGTCAGTTTTACATCATTGGAATGTACACCTTGGCTTTGGGCTTTTAATTATTGGGTCAAAATGGCCTATGCTGGACCCTCCCTAGGCTTTCTAAATTTATTATGGGAGGATTCTTTTGTAAGTTCCTGGTCTAGTTTTTACCATGAAAGGATAAATCGTATGGGTTTCTCACTGGAAACATTGTCTACTTGGGATCTAGAAGTAGCAAAGAGGAATATATCACAGCGCCTTAAGGATATTGACTCTCAATACCTAAGAGCTAGTGCATGTACTTCCTGTTCACCTCTTTCTTTTGATTTGACCCTCCCATTTTTAAAACCTGCAGGGTATCTTGAAAATTTGAGAATTCCCCATTACCGTTTTCTATTTTCTAGAGCCAGATTCAACTGTCTCCCCTCTGCGATGGCAGAGGGCCGTTTCCGAGGAATTCCTCCAGAGCTGCGGCTGTGTCCCTGCTCCCAGGGAGAGGCTGAAACAATTGCACACATATTGTTTGTATGCACTTATTATTTGGAATTACGCTCCAGGCTTATATCTCCAATTTTTAAGGCCTTCCCTGGTTGCTCACATAAGAAGCTTCTCCAGTTACTAATGTCTGGTAATGATAAGATCATAACTAAAACAGTGGCCAAGTTCCTTTTTATAGCTCAAATCATACGGAAAAGGAAGCTTTTATTACTTCGGACTGTAAATTAGGAATCTcctattttaaaagttttaaatttgtctgtacTGTTGATGTCCATTTGTattttgggtctatgaccgcaaatgTTCTAATAAATAGAAAAATAGAAACAGCCTCTGGCTCTCCCTGGACGCAGCCACGCCAAGCAGCTGTGCACCagctgggggggcagggggagtccTGGCTTCAACCTTGCAGTGACTCACAAGGCCCAGTTACCTCTTGCTGCCCCTAAAGTCCTCCCTGCGTCTATGTTTGGGGCGAGACCTGGAAACAAGCCTGGAAGACAGACAGAACACAACAGTGAAGGAGCCCACCACCCATGCGTCCTGCCATGAGGGCTGGATGCTTGCAAAGTCTCGGCTCAATCACCCCTCCAGAATGGATCAGGCTGGCAGCCACTGCGGCACTGCCAGTCTGTCCTGGCTTTGTCAGAAGCAAGCCTGGCATCCATTCCCCCAGCACTCATGCAAGCAGCCCCAACCCCAGTGCTGACAAGCCACATGATACCGCACCTACAGTCACGTCGCTTCTGCCTCGTGACACTGAAGAACGTGAGAGCTCCCTTGCTGGGCCATTTGAAGCATTTGCCTGGCTCACCCAGTTGTTTCCAAGAGCAGCAGGCCAGATTCAGGAAGCTCAAAGCTAACGACATTCCATGTTTTGTCCTTAGCAGCCGGTGTCTGTAGacagtagactgcctctgaaggaGGAGGCTCCATTGAGTTCTCGTGGCTAATAGCATCAAGAGGCCTTCATTGGGAGGGCcttcgctcagtggcagagcacgcacaaggctttgcatgcggaaggtcccaaggGCTGGGCAAGGCCTTTTCTGAACTTGGAAGAGTCAGAACAGGCAGCACAGGGCTGGGTGGGCCAGGACCAGGGCAACTTCCTATGGGCTTCACGGACTGGCCAAACACCCGTCCAAAGCCATCAAGGCTAGTGCCTGGCACCATGATCTTGCGGCAGCAACTGCCACATGGTGCCAAGAGGGGCTCCCTTCCGTCCCCTGCTGGAACTCTGCCCTGACACTAGCGCACATCCTGAGTTCTGCAATCAGGAAGGAGAGAGGAaagctccccctccctgccccccttgTCTGCATAGTTTTGCATCCCTTCCCCTCTCAGGGCCTCCCTCAGGTACCTTCCCTCCAAGCTGCGAAGCCAATGGTGTCATGCCAGGCACTGCTGGCAAAAGCCCACACTGGCCCTGGCAAGAGGACTATGCCCATGCTGGGGAACACCAGGGTCCCGCGCTCCCTTCCGAATGCCAGCCTCAACCACCTTTGCCTGCTGGCAAAGACGCCTCTTTCTTCCCGGCAGCACAGAGAGGCCCTCATGCCTGCCAGTGAGTCATCGCTCAGCCATCCCTGGCCAGAGGGAACACACACTGGTAGCCTTTGTCCCGAGGCCACCACCAGACCTCCATTCACATCAGGCAGGTGTTCCCCAC
It contains:
- the LOXL3 gene encoding lysyl oxidase homolog 3 isoform X1; protein product: MGNRRSAVAGPGGVILADNHVLPGQKMPPVTFARPLKCALTVSYICCCCRQVQAARRMDAVRGHWGRFGLLCGIWLWVSAAQPSTPAPTGQSQEVPRLQFRLAGYPRKHNEGRIEVFYNQEWGTICDDDFTLANAHVLCHHLGFVAATGWTHSAKYGKGVGRIWLDNVNCGGSEKSLVDCRSRGWGNSDCSHEEDAGVICKDERIPGFVDSNVIETEQNQVEEVRLRSIVASHAKRPLPVTEGVVEVRHKSGWAQICDENWDSRNSHVICGMLGFPAEKKVNRNFYKLYAERQQLNYRLHSVACTGNEVHISMCSFEFYKGNATTAACKGGMPAVVSCVPGAPFAISRAQKKKRQQRQQGQRVRLKGGARPGEGRVEVLKGGEWGTVCDDRWNLVTASVVCRELGFGSAKEALTGARMGQGMGQIHMNEVQCLGPEKSLWSCPYKNITQQDCKHSEDAGVRCNIPYMGYEMTIRLSGGHSHVEGRVEVALGARSNDSPHQWGLICGDGWGTLEATVACRQLGLGFANHGLQETWYWDGSNVTEMVLSGVKCAGHEMTLTNCQHHSAVTCQKTGTRFAAGVICSETASDLLLHAPLVQETAYIEDRPLHMLYCAAEENCLSSSARNANWPYGHRRLLRFSSQIHNNGRADFRPKAGRHSWVWHECHGHYHSMDIFTHYDLLTPNGTKVAEGHKASFCLEDTECEEDVGKRYECANFGEQGITVGCWDLYRHDIDCQWIDITDVKAGNYILQVVINPRHEVAESDFTNNAMKCNCKYDGHRIWVHSCHIGDALSDEANRRFEQYPGQLNNQIV
- the LOXL3 gene encoding lysyl oxidase homolog 3 isoform X3, which gives rise to MGNRRSAVAGPGGVILADNHVLPGQKMPPVTFARPLKCALTVSYICCCCRQVQAARRMDAVRGHWGRFGLLCGIWLWVSAAQPSTPAPTGQSQEVPRLQFRLAGYPRKHNEGRIEVFYNQEWGTICDDDFTLANAHVLCHHLGFVAATGWTHSAKYGKGVGRIWLDNVNCGGSEKSLVDCRSRGWGNSDCSHEEDAGVICKDERIPGFVDSNVIETEQNQVEEVRLRSIVASHAKRPLPVTEGVVEVRHKSGWAQICDENWDSRNSHVICGMLGFPAEKKVNRNFYKLYAERQQLNYRLHSVACTGNEVHISMCSFEFYKGNATTAACKGGMPAVVSCVPGAPFAISRAQKKKRQQRQQGQQRVRLKGGARPGEGRVEVLKGGEWGTVCDDRWNLVTASVVCRELGFGSAKEALTGARMGQGMGQIHMNEVQCLGPEKSLWSCPYKNITQQDCKHSEDAGVRCNIPYMGYEMTIRIVGGRTAFEGRVEVKRAGQWGTVCSTGWSTMEAVVACRQLGLGYPMHAVTETWYWDGSNVTEMVLSGVKCAGHEMTLTNCQHHSAVTCQKTGTRFAAGVICSETASDLLLHAPLVQETAYIEDRPLHMLYCAAEENCLSSSARNANWPYGHRRLLRFSSQIHNNGRADFRPKAGRHSWVWHECHGHYHSMDIFTHYDLLTPNGTKVAEGHKASFCLEDTECEEDVGKRYECANFGEQGITVGCWDLYRHDIDCQWIDITDVKAGNYILQVVINPRHEVAESDFTNNAMKCNCKYDGHRIWVHSCHIGDALSDEANRRFEQYPGQLNNQIV